From the Elaeis guineensis isolate ETL-2024a chromosome 16, EG11, whole genome shotgun sequence genome, the window TGTCGGCGTTTAATTGGAATTGTTTTAGAGGATATGAGTGTTAAATAGCCGCATTGAGTAAAAGAACACTCCTTGGAGGTATCGTTAGCACGTGACTATATCTTCATGCGCGCTCGTGGCGGTAGCATGATTTGGCTATGCCAAACTCGGGTCCCTCGCAGCCATTAATGGCTGCATttggttatattttttaatttttaatttttaaaaaatattatttattttttttaatttttattattgaataaaaataaaaaaaataaaagatatgtttggtaactacgttgctataaagaaAAAAAGTAACGTTTGGAGGCGgtaggtgaagagctcgatgaagaagaaaaattcaGAAAGATGGATCGAAAATCGGTGGGTCGAGAATCATGACCTACAAAAAGATGCCAATTACGTATGTCATCGAGATGGGTCGAGAATCGATACCtgctgatttaaattcaaatgcatgTAAGGTTTATATCTAAAATTTCGATTCAAGCTCTGCGCACCAAGGATCGGGTTGGCACCAAATCTGAGCGGTTGAGATCTCAGATCTGGTATAAATCTCAAAAGTTGGATCCAACCTCAGAATCCCACcgaaaacaaaaaggaaaaaaaagaaaagaaaagaaaagaaaaacactaTATAGAATTAAAAGTGCAATCAAGGGTCTACATGACCTGAGAAGgatataaatgtaaaaatatatattatttatgggaTAAAATTATTAGACTGTATTAGGCCgagaaattattgattagaacGGTTCATATATCTTCCACCATTCAGTAACAAGTCAATAcaccatccaaaaatattgatttttttcttttaaaataataaaaattatcagtTAGCCAATTTTAATTAacagtaatttttttaaattaaaaatttttaatcaaatttcgaTAACAATGTATCTTTATTCAATACTTGATGATGCACTGATTTGTTATTAGATGGtgcaaaatatatattttaatcaataatttttcgTACCAGATCTTGCTCAGGCAAATTGCTACCGAAGAGCTAAAACCAAAGAAGCCCTGATGAAGCCAATCAGGTCCTGAGATTTGTGTAGGGATCGTTTCAGGAGCGTAAACCATGAGCCCGAGCCCGAAGCTTTTCTTGGCCGAGTCTTTCCTGTCCGTCTCAGTCAGTGAATCACACGTCTCTTGCTCCATGCAAGGCGCTCCGTAGCGGGAAACAGTACCGAATTCCAAGGCTGCGCCTAGTGCGCAGGGTCGGTTATCGTGAACCAAACCCTAAAGTAATTCTCTTTCGCTTCGTCTTTCTTTCTGGAGGCGTCCAGAACTCGGAGTGTTCTGGAAGTTCCGGCCTGCACTCCATTCCGACCCCAGCGGTACATAAAAAAGTGGCAAAACTTCTTCTACCCTGTCGCTACTTCTCCGATCCAGGAACTCAAACTCCTCTCAGGAcagggggcaaaaaaaaaaaaaaaagcagccgCCTTTGATCGAAAGTCTATCGATCCGTTTCCACGGAAATGGCGACGGTGAATGCGATCTCCTCAGCCTCCATCTTTCGGTCCCCTCTCCAGGTATCTATCCTTCGCTAGAGTTTCGGATTTGATTTATTTGTTGTGGGATTTTGTACTTAAAAAAGCTCTTTGTGGTAGTTATTGGGTGTCACCTTTAAATCCTTCTCTTGTTTATATCTGATGGTTTTATTTCCCGTTCTTTAGATGTTATTGTTTTGCGTTCTGGTGTGCAGCAGGAGGGATTGAGAAGGAGGGTGAGCCAAGGGCAGAGGCCGAGGCGGTTGGTGGTGCGCGCCAAGGCCAAGGAGATCGCTTTCGACCAGATCTCGAGGTCTTCCCTCCAGTCCGGCGTCGAGAAACTCGCCAATGCCGTCGGAGTCACTCTTGGCCCTCGAGGTATTCCACGATCTCTATTTTTCTTTGGGAAAATATCAATCTTCTATTATGTTCATTCTGCCATGCCATGTCTCGCGGTTCTGCTATCATTATATTAGATGATGATTTTCTTATTGGATTAGGAAGGAGATGGCATTTTCATGATAGAGTTACTCCGAATATATGTCTTGCACTTGTGGTTGCGTTATTTTTGTCACGCTCCCGACCTGGCAGCAAGCGCCGAGGAACATGGCAATGGCTGCGTATGCATGAGGTTGGTCCCATGGCCATGCAAGGAAACCTGCTAACAATAATTATAAACCCATCTTGACAACCATCCAACAAACGCAGCAGGGTAAGTCTTCAAAACTATCTAGATTGGCCACACGCCAATTCAAAAGTAACTGGATTTAACATTGTcacaatctaaaaattaaatcaaacctACCACCCAACCAGCAAAATAATTCGTCAAGTTCTCCAAGCTTAACAACTTCTACAAGACAACATTTATAAAAGGAGGCTTTCAACAGCAAAAACTAAAACAACTTAGTTGGTTCACACAGTATCTCCGGTTTTGCTCTAAGCTCATCCCAGAGTACTACCTGCCAAATCTTAAGCATTGGGCTCTGAAAGTGAGAGAATTAGTGAGCTTAAAGACAAGTAAACAAAAACCATAATTGGAGGGATCAATTAAGTATGGTAAAAGAAGCTTCAAACAATTTATGAATGCATAAAGCAAGATAATTTAACAAAAATAGGATTTCCATAATCAAAATTTCACTTATAATTTTAAAGTGCAACTTACAAGACATTTTCCAAAATCAAGATCTCACATACAATTCTAATAGGCGATTTATAAACCATGCAAAAACAATTTGTAACTCGTTAGTCCATGTGATTGTGGCTACAATATCCTTGTTAAAAGGCCAAAGTACCTTATTTAGCCCCTAGACATTAGGTCTAAAATACCGCATTTAATCTCTATGGGGTAGTCAAAAGTATCGCATTTAACCTTCGCGGAATAGGTCCAAAATGTTCAAGTTCTGAATGATCAAAGTGCTAATGTATAATCCCATTGGCGAGGTCCAAAACATAGCCAAATTGAGAGTCCAAAACAAAAAATTAATTCCAATGTTCATAAGTTTAGTCTCATTGTGCTTTCCAAATTATAATTATGGCTTAAGGAGTTtaccaaattttcaaatcatgcgTAATTGATCCAAGAGTTTCACATAGTTAACAAACATGCATGGTTTCAAGGAAGAGTCCAAAGCACATTCAAGGGTATAAGGTTTTGAATTTTTATGTAAAAGTTTTCAATAATTACAGTATTCTGTTAAACATGTGTACTAATCCCTAATTATGAacatataatttttaaagaaatttaGGAGTTTCTGTTTCACAATTTTTACTTGCATGATCCAAGTGTGTGCATACCAAGGAACATTTTGCAAGAATAATGGTTAAAGTTTCTACTTTCGATGTCGTGTCAATGGCTAACTAATATTGTGCTGTATTTGACGAGCATGACTGTGCCAACAAGAGAGCACCAAGATGGATGTGTGCTAGTGGTGGCTCGCATCACATGCAAATACTGATTCCATATCAGTGATATGAACCTGCATGGTCTGAAATTCTTAGCATTTAGAGGGCATATCCGTATTTCATGTGAAAGAAGTGTTCCAAAATGTATAATCTATAATTTTCAATGCATTCttgtaagaaattaatgtaagTATGTATTTTAAAGTTATAGTGTTAAAGCTTTAGTCAGGTAGATGTTACTTACCAAACAAGTTCAATCCAACAAGAAGATCCCTTCTACTCGATTCAATCTCTCTCTCACATTTAACAattataaataatctatcatCAAAATTTAGCTTCTAAACTATTGGAACAGGATGCACCTCATCGAAACACACAATTTCTAAAAATTCAATgcaagataaaaaaaattcatattaataaaataaaattctaaaaaaaattgaattagaagTATCGAGAGGCCCCAACAGATATTGTCGACTTTATGTCTAGATTTTTCTAAACAAAAATGGTCCATAAATATCAAAATGTATcgctaaaaattataatatttgtttTATCAGAATCGTTGGAGCATGAGGATTCTAAGGGTATAAGTTATGTCATTGGAAACTCACTAGAGGTGACGGGCAACATGAACCTAGACCTAAGTTTTTCTCCAAATCTACCACACATCTACAACATTCGATCAAATTAAAGGCAGTAGAATTGGGGTTTACCTTCATCAGGCATGGGGCCTCGAATTTGACATCTCGTTGTCCAAGATGTTGGTCACCTCTCCCAGCACAGTAAAGTCCTACATTAGAATGAGATTGAGGGAAAGTAGTACTACAATAAAGAGGGTGAGAGTTAGAAGATGGATGATCTCACCAATAGATGGAAAATGATAGAAAATGAGAGAAGGAAAAGGGAGAAAGAGGGTGGatcaggagagagagagaaagaaaaggaaggcgAGGATGGGGCAACGAGGAAGAATGTGTAAAGAGAGATGTGAGAGAGATGGAAGTGGTGGATGGATGGTTGCAGAGCAGCCAGATGGATGGTGGTTGAGTAGAGAAGCTAAGAGGAGAGCAAGGCAGAGTTCATGCATGCGATGAGCGAAAGGGGTTGGGGCTTTCCCACAAGAAAAAAACAAGAGGGCTCAGGTTATGGGCTTGGCTAGGTCCAAGTCCAAGCGAGGTTGGACTGAATTTTTTGGGCCAGGGGTGTTACAGGTTTATGCCTTACTTGCATGACTGGATTCATTAGTTTATATCTGTGGGTTTATTTGTTGATGTTTGCTTGTAATAAACAGGGAGGAATGTTGTGTTGGATGAATTTGGAAATCCGAAGGTGGTTAATGATGGCGTTACAATTGCTCGTGCTATTGAGCTTGCTGATCCCATGGAGAATGCAGGTGCAGCCTTGATACGAGAGGTAAACACTTTGTTGCATTACATTCTTCTTCTTATGTACTGTCTTCTGGTACTTAGGGTGTCATGGCATGATCTTTCAAGGTGTTTTTTTTGTCTTTTGAAGATTAAGTCTTGACAGATTTTAAAGTGCAATTGTATAGGGGGTGATGTTTATGTGTTTCATTATCTTTTTTGAAGGTTGCAAGCAAGACAAATGACACAGCCGGTGATGGAACCACGACTGCATCAGTTCTTGCTCGCGAAATCATAAACTTGGGTTTATTAAGTGTGACTTCTGGGGCAAATCCTGTTAATATCAAGAAGGGAATTGACAAGACTGTGCAGGGGCTggttgaggagcttgaaaagaaaGCTCGGCCTGTTAAGGGACGTTCTGATATTAAAGGTATTGACCTCCCTTTTGTATGTCTGAGCTGAATCTGTGTGTGTTAGATGCTTGTGTGAACATCATGAATGTATCATAAATGTCTTTCTTTTTTCAATTAAGAAGTATTAATTCCCAAGTGAAATTTGCTAAAATTATGTTATCTGTTATTGCAGCTATTGCCTCTATCTCAGCTGGCAATGATGACTTCGTGGGCAACATGATTGCTGATGCTATCGATAAAGTTGGCCCTGATGGTGTTTTGTCCATTGAGTCTTCATCATCATTTGAGACAACTGTTGAGGTTCAGGAAGGAATGGAGGTGTGTCACGtttgaaatattagaaactatttGTGTTTGTTTTCCGTGCCTAATGTAGTGTTGTAATCATGCTTGCAGATTGACAGAGGTTATGTTTCCCCACAATTTGTTACAAATCTTGAGAAGTTGATTGTGGAATTTGAAAATCCCAAAGTTCTGGTGACCGATCAAAAGATTTCAACGATAAAGGAAATTATTCCTTTGTTGGAGAAGACAACACAATTGAGAGCTCCTCTGCTCATAATTGCTGAGGATGTAACAGGGGAAGCTTTGGCAACCCTTGTTGTGAATAAGCTTCGGGGTGTTCTTAATGTTGCTGCAATCAAGGCACCTGGTTTTGGTGAGAGAAGGAAGGCAATGCTTCAAGATATTGCAATTCTGACAGGTATGTTTGGAAGGCTTTGTTTCTTTCAGAAATAATTGTGCATTATTCTTGGCAAATCATGTCTTGCTTCTTTCTTTACGCATGAAGCAGCTATACTTAACTAAACATGTCACCCAgtctttaaatcttttaaaattgctCTTATGAGGAATTGACATCAATCTGTGAAAGTCAGCATAGTTCTTTAGGTTCAAAGTGTCGTTCCAtgcttttctttaaaaaaaaaaaaaagattcttgtCTTTGGTCAATTCAGCATGCATCACTTCTGACTTTACTAGTGAATATGCATCAAATTCTTTATGGACCTGTAAAGTCAAACTAGATTTGGTTGCGTAGGTTTACTTGATTTTTGTTTAATACTTGATTTAATTGTGTAGTGGTGTACATGCTTCATACAGAGGATATGCCATTGATTGATAAGAAGAGAGAAAGTGCTATTGTACATTTGAATTATAGATGAATGTTTTATAAGGGACTAAACTCTGGAAATCAGCATAGGGTGTGATGTTATTTTGCAAATGGAGTTACAACCCAGTGCTTGTGTGCATCTTCCACTGAGAGGAGGTTTACATTCAAACCCAGGAGGTTTTTCTCCAAGTGTTTGACATGGGTAATTTGCCTATTGTTCCTATGAATTGATTATGTTTATTCTTAAGAAAAATGTAAATCCATGACAATAAAGACTGACATAAGCTACCCTTAAAATTGATGGTCATGAGATACTATAGTGCGATCAGTTTGTTATCTTGGGTCCATCAGATGAATGATGGAAAGATATTGCGAATCACAAATTCCTATATGTTTTAGGATTTTTTGTGTATATTTTCAGTTATTTAATTAAATGGAGCTGTCTTTTCAAAGGCATATATAGCAGTGTGTATGTTCTTTCATGTGTGTGTACCCATTTCATTATACAAGTTTTTGGTGATAGAGTTTTAGGTAGTTTTGCCATCATGTTGGTCATAAGTTGGTTTAAGGTCTCAATGTGGGATCAAACTGGAGTTTTTGAGTTTTTGGAAGATCATTTTATGGTTGTTTGGTGAAACCAAAGTGGTGAAACTTTTTGTTGGCAGCTTGTTTGGTAATTGATTTAGAATTTGTTTTGTTGGAAGTCTGTGTAGGGACGACCTTCTTACTATTTGGTTGATTTATGAGTATTGTCTTCACAGTTTGTTCAGTAGATTCATTGAGATCCTAAATTTAATCTATGTTTGCTTGTATTATGTAAACACATGGTAATAGTTGAGATGGTGGATAAGGTGTTGAGGTGCTTTTGTGGTGTTACAAGACAGATACATGCTAAAACAAACCAAATTATATTTTAGCAATAAGACATTCATTTTCGTATTCAAAATGTTCTACAGTAGAGTATTCGACTAAAAGGATCGACATGATATAAAAGAAAATGTTGAAGTGTTTGCATGGTAATGCCAGGAGGGAAAAGTGAGGAATGAGTATTTTAAAAGGAGCATGTATGTTACATTATATAAACATAACTACTGGAGAAAAACTGATGATATGAGCATTTGCAGCAAAATTTAAGGATGCCTTGGTAATAGGAGGTACTCAGACCCATGTTATAAGGTGTTTGATGGCAAACGTGATTCTCTAGACATCTGTTCTGGGGGGTCAGAATGTTGGCTGATGCATGTGGAAGGGAGTTTGAGAGGATGCACCTTAGGGGTGTAATCCTTTGTATTcaccaattaaaaaaaaaaaaaaaaaaggaaagatggTGAGGAGAGGGGGACCAGGGGGCTAAAGATGAACAGAAGCTGAAGAATGGATCTGTAAAGTCTTAAGTAACACTGTATGTTCATATAAGATTTATGAAGCGACTCCAGAATGGTTGGGACCCAGGCTTGATGGCTATGGTTGTGGTTTTTCAACCTTGCTGCTGAGGAAAGTGAAATATATACGTAGATACTTGAAATTCTTTTCTATCCTTTCAATGAATTGAGATTTATCCTTTTGCAGCCATGTGGTAGGTGAGGACTGCATAGAGCAAAATCTTAGTTCCCCTGAACATGGGCAATGCATAACTCTCTCTTATAGCTTTCCCATTCGTATTGGTTGGCATGGTCCTTGGCTTAAACATTGGCCACGTAGCagccttctaattttttttttctttctcgtcTTTTTAATGTTGTACTTGGTTTCTTGTGTTCACTTGTTCTGGTCCAGTATAGCTCTTCTCCTTATGTAATAAAAGATTGTTagttaaaaaaaagaaaggaaaattaCATAGACACCCTTCAACTTTTTGCGATTTGCACTTACAACccaaatgtttcatttttttcaatTAGATCCCAAAAGTTATGAATTGATTGGAAGGTGGCCCAAACATCCATACCAGCTCTATCGTCATTAACTGAGGGTGCAATGACTAATATACTCTAGGTTTTTGTTTCCGCCAAAACCCTACTCCTTTTCTAATATAGCTGGCAATGGTATTGATGGAATTTTGTATCTAAACTTATCTCACGTGACAATTATGTGTTCATGGATCCTGATGGAGATGGACAGCTGGGCCACGTTGCAACCAAAGCCTAAGTTTGGGGGTCTACTTGAAAAAAGATTAGCACTCCTGGCATGTAAGTGCAAATCATGAAATTTTGGAAGGAGTGATGCTGTaatttttactttaaaaaaataatggatGTTTACATAGATAACTAATGCAAGCAGCTTTACATATTTGTCTAGAGGAACTGCAGATTTGGTGCATGCGTACTCCAACATATAAACATGTGCATGTTGGTGATACATTAGTGAATATGTGGGAGTGTGGAATATGTGCCTTCTGAATGACTGTCTATTCTGTGCATGCATTCATGGAAGCATCTTCTAATAGTTTAATGAATTGGTTAGTTTGGGAGTGTATGACCTAAGTTGAACTTTAGAAATATGTGGTACCATTTGCTTATGTTGTTTTATAAAGAATCTCAGATGTCGATAGTACTGCAATTATCATTGTCTTTTAGTACAAGATAATGCCATTTTTCATTCCACAACTTTTTACTTGTTCAAGTTAGTCCATGCGTATCATGATTCGAATTATAATCCATTCCTAGTTTAGTGAATGTCCCTATCATGGAAATCTGTCAATAATAATGAGCCCTTTCCGTTAGCTTATCCAAGTATCCTTATATGCTTCATCTTATCCGTTTAGGTGCTGAGTTCCAGGCCAGTGATCTTGGCTTGTCGATAGAGAATGCATCTGTGGAGCAGCTTGGCACTGCAAGAAAGGTTACCATCTCTCAGAACTCTACAACCATCATTGCAGATGCAGCAACCAAAGATGAGATCCAGGCCAGAATTGCCCAGTTAAAGAAGGAGCTTGCTGAGACAGACTCTGTTTATGATTCTGAGAAGCTGGCTGAAAGAATCGCAAAACTATCTGGTGGTGTGGCTGTTATAAAAGTTGGTGCTGCAACAGAGACGGAGCTTGAGGACCGTAAGCTCCGGATTGAAGATGCCAAGAATGCTACTTTTGCAGCTATAGAGGAAGGGATTGTTCCTGGTGGCGGTGCTGCCTTTGTTCACCTGTCCACCAGTGTTCCTGCCATCAAGGACAAGTTGGAAGACTCAGATGAGCGCCTGGGTGCCGACATTGTGCAGAAAGTAAGTTATTATCTGATTCATCTTATCGTTCATCAGTTTGTAATGTACTTATAGATGACTTTGCACCTGGATGACTCATGGTACAAGTGATATGCATTGGATTTGTGACTGAGTAGCCTACTGAATCACTTGGCCTTTTAAATTGTATTAAGCAGGCACTGGTAGCACCTGCAGCTTTGATTGCTCGTAACGCAGGAGTGGAGGGGGAAGTGGTGGTGGAGAAGATCAAGGACAGCAAGTGGGAGGTTGGCTACAATGCGATGACCGACAAATATGAGAATCTGGTAGAAGCTGGAGTAATCGACCCTGCAAAGGTGGCCAGATGTGCGCTACAGAATGCTGCCTCGGTTGCTGGAATGGTCCTAACAACGCAGGCCATTGTGGTGGAGAAGCCCAAGCCGAAGGCTCGCCCTGCTGCACAACCTCAGGGCCTTGCCGTGTGATTGGGTCTTTTTTCCTTCGAGCGTAAGGTTAGAAGTTACAGATGAATGGTAGTGCCATTTGAAGTAGTGTTATTGGATTTATCTTGAAGCGGACTTTTCTATTTTGTGTTTTCATATTCTACTTAGAATTTTTGAGATGCTTAATGAGATCAACACTTGATACAATCGGATGAATTTAAGCATGGGGTAATTGTTCACCATAATGAGGTTTTCTGGCTACAAGCACTCTAATGTCTTTCATGTTAATATAAGAATTTGACTGAATGGTTCTGAGTTAATAGCAATCTTGATTCGCATAATGTGATCAGACAAGGCAATGTCTTTCATATTCATATAAGAATTGGCTGAATGGCTGATTTGCATAGGGGAAATGTCTGCATGCTTTCTTTTTCACTTTTCTATCCATCCTTGATGAGAATATGTTTTAAATCTTTATTCCATTACCGGTTTATATGTTTTTGCAGCCAAGCTTTATTATTACTATTTTCTCTGGACTGTGTTAGTGTGTTAGTGATAATTTGACTAGGAGCTAAGCCTATGACCTATGCTATTTCTGAGATGCAGCAAATTGGAAACTCGTAATGGGATACTCGAGGCCTTAGTGTATCATTTGTTGCAATTATAACGTAAGACCCTATTTTGGGGAGGCCTGGTAATTATATGTTCTAGTTTTATCTGTGCAAAAAAGCCACTAATATAGAATCGTCTTTAAAAGACAATAAGGCACCAAGGCAGATCATGATGGATGGCAAGACCACAATTGCACGAAGGGTGCTCAAGCAAATTGGAGAAAGAGTGGTAATTAACATTTCTTCGCTGATCAGGGGCCACATGCTTTCCACGTTGCTCCAGGTGGGAGAACAATCCGTATGGCACCGTGGTGAGATGACCACAGGGGCTCTTCCCAAGGGAATGCTCTGAAGTTTAAATGGCGGCCATCGCTAGCACTCATATTCCACTCTGGGAAGCGGTTAATCTGGACCTTCTTGACTTC encodes:
- the LOC105059108 gene encoding ruBisCO large subunit-binding protein subunit alpha isoform X1, which encodes MATVNAISSASIFRSPLQQEGLRRRVSQGQRPRRLVVRAKAKEIAFDQISRSSLQSGVEKLANAVGVTLGPRGRNVVLDEFGNPKVVNDGVTIARAIELADPMENAGAALIREVASKTNDTAGDGTTTASVLAREIINLGLLSVTSGANPVNIKKGIDKTVQGLVEELEKKARPVKGRSDIKAIASISAGNDDFVGNMIADAIDKVGPDGVLSIESSSSFETTVEVQEGMEIDRGYVSPQFVTNLEKLIVEFENPKVLVTDQKISTIKEIIPLLEKTTQLRAPLLIIAEDVTGEALATLVVNKLRGVLNVAAIKAPGFGERRKAMLQDIAILTGAEFQASDLGLSIENASVEQLGTARKVTISQNSTTIIADAATKDEIQARIAQLKKELAETDSVYDSEKLAERIAKLSGGVAVIKVGAATETELEDRKLRIEDAKNATFAAIEEGIVPGGGAAFVHLSTSVPAIKDKLEDSDERLGADIVQKALVAPAALIARNAGVEGEVVVEKIKDSKWEVGYNAMTDKYENLVEAGVIDPAKVARCALQNAASVAGMVLTTQAIVVEKPKPKARPAAQPQGLAV
- the LOC105059108 gene encoding ruBisCO large subunit-binding protein subunit alpha isoform X2, with protein sequence MATVNAISSASIFRSPLQEGLRRRVSQGQRPRRLVVRAKAKEIAFDQISRSSLQSGVEKLANAVGVTLGPRGRNVVLDEFGNPKVVNDGVTIARAIELADPMENAGAALIREVASKTNDTAGDGTTTASVLAREIINLGLLSVTSGANPVNIKKGIDKTVQGLVEELEKKARPVKGRSDIKAIASISAGNDDFVGNMIADAIDKVGPDGVLSIESSSSFETTVEVQEGMEIDRGYVSPQFVTNLEKLIVEFENPKVLVTDQKISTIKEIIPLLEKTTQLRAPLLIIAEDVTGEALATLVVNKLRGVLNVAAIKAPGFGERRKAMLQDIAILTGAEFQASDLGLSIENASVEQLGTARKVTISQNSTTIIADAATKDEIQARIAQLKKELAETDSVYDSEKLAERIAKLSGGVAVIKVGAATETELEDRKLRIEDAKNATFAAIEEGIVPGGGAAFVHLSTSVPAIKDKLEDSDERLGADIVQKALVAPAALIARNAGVEGEVVVEKIKDSKWEVGYNAMTDKYENLVEAGVIDPAKVARCALQNAASVAGMVLTTQAIVVEKPKPKARPAAQPQGLAV